The sequence TTGATGCCGCTCCAAAACGAACCGAACGACAACCACAGCTTGCCGTTGGGATCCAAGAATGCAGCCGGATCGAGCGCGTTAAAATCGTCGGTGGTTTTCGATTCGACGGCAATCCCACGATCGGTCCATTGATAAGCCGGGTCCGTCGGGTCAAGCGTCGGATTTGTAGCCACGCCAATGGCCGAGGTATTTTTTCCAAAACTCGACACCGCAAAAAACAGCATGTATTGATCGCCGACTTTGATCACGTCCGGCGCCCAGAAATCGTTCCCTCGGTTGCGCGGCACCGCTTGCTTAATCCAGGCCGGCGGATTGGCGTTGGCCCGGGGACCGCGGGTCCAATTCACCAAGTCTTTGGAATGAAACGAAGGCGTGTTGAATCCCGTGGAAAACACCCAGTATTCGTCTTTGCACTTTACAATGGTAGAAGGATCGTGCACGCGCAGGTCACGGTTGCCGTCGCGGTGCAGGGTTTCCAGGTCGGTCGTAGATGCCGTCGCAGCATTGGGCGGCGCCAAATTTTGGGCAAAAATTGCCGCCGTGACATACGCCATCGTAAACCCAACGACAATCGCGGCAAGGTAGCAAATAGATTTCAGCATAGTCATTCGATCACTTGGCCGGTGATAAAGCGCGCGGCGTCAGTTTTAAATCGTCCAACCACACGGAGGTTGGCTCGATGGGCGTAATCACCAAATGTGCCTGGGAATTAGCAGCGCGGGCGTGCAAACTCACCGAGTAATTTCGCCAAGGGCTAGAAGCAGCGTCGGCTTTTGCATCCGGGGGGCTACTGTCGGCGCCGTCGTGCTCGCCCCGGCCAATTTCCGGAAGCGTGGTGCGGGCGAGAACTTTTCCGTCGTTCGATTCGAGTGAGAACACCAGCCCCACGGAGCCTTTCTCAGCGACCGCGGAAAAGGTGATGTCGTACCACCGATCGGCCGCAACATCAATTGGCGTAGCATTGATCGCGCCGGCGCGGCCTTTGTCTGGTTCGGCGGTTTTCGTGACCGTCATTCGCAACAGATGCGGGCTGGAACGTTGCGGATGTTTGGCATCTTGCTCGATCGTGCCTTCGGCAGCCCCTTCCTTAATCAACTTCCAGCCTGTGGAAAAACCCAACGACGCGGAATCCGCCTGAGACAATCCGGATTTGGTTTGCGCACGGGTTAGCGAGGCACAACAGCATGCCACAAAAATGAACATTGCGCCCCACAACTTGCGAATGTGCATGCGCGACCCATCCACGGGAAAGTCACCGTTTGCGATAGTCCCAACCAACAAAGCTAGCCGTTATGTTCACGGTCGGCTCGGCCACTGTCAAGTTGCTTGGACGCTTGATATTTGGCTTTGAGCAAACGGGAGGTATAGGTATCCGGTTCAGGGCTGTTGCTTTGATCGGCCTCCGGTTTCGGTGAGGAGGCGGGCGCATTTGACAGGAGTTCCGACGGTTGATCCGCAAAATCAACCTCGGGATCCGGCTCCCAGCGTGCCAAAGATTTTTGCAATTCGGTAGTTCGGATGACCGCCGCCTTGCGACTGCGCAATCGGGCAATTGTTGCCACCACAGCCGGCGTTTCGCGATGCCCAAGCCGGCTGCGCACTTGTCGAATTCCGCGCGCCAGCCAGCCGAAATCGAACCGCACGCGGCGTACCACAATGTCGCACAGAAACAGGTAGCTGGCACACAGCAGCAACGGCGGCCACAAATCGTGGCTGCTGACGGCCGGACGCAAATCGTGCCGAAAAACATTGGCCGAAAGCAAGCCTGGCAAGCCATTGTCGTTTTCGTCGTGAATGACCTGTCCCGGCTTGCCGCCGGCGGGAGTAATGCTTGCCAGTTCGGCCAAAAAGCGGTCGTTCGATTGGCGGTCCAGAAATTCGGAAGAGTAGGGGACATTCACGCCGCTCAAAATCGGCGCGGCGCCAGGCGAGGGACTAAATGCAAACGAATAACTGCCAGCGACCGGCACATTCACTTCGCCCACATAACGCCCCGGCGCGGTTTGTCGAATTTGCACAGCCTGCGCCTGCATGTCGGGCCCGACCACGCTCCCCGCTGGGTTAAGGAAATTCAGATAATTGTCTTCCTTGTCAAACGCGTTGATCGTGAGCCGCAACACGCCATCGTGAACTGCCGAATCGATCACAAATTGCCCTGGATCGCCCGCGGGACGCAGCGACCAACGGACCATTTGGCTGAATAGCTTGTCGTAATCTGGCCAGGCGGTCCAACGGCTGGCCCAGCGGTGGCCGGCATCGCTGGTAAAAGCCACTACTTTCCCCAGGCCGTAGGTCCACGTGGCCAGCAAGCTATGATTTTCTTGCTCCGCCAGCAGCGGCGAAACCAAGGGCACTTCGACCAGCGGATTTTCCTTTCGCGTGGTTAGTACAAATCCGGTGATTGGCGGCGGCGCGCTAATGCCTTTAAGAATTTCATGCGGCAAGGTAATTTGCGGCTGCAAGCCGGTGGGACGCTCGAAAACCAAAGGCCGGGTGACAATCCGCGTTTCCTGCTGAAAAATCCGCGGCAACACCCGGGGCGTTTTGGCGTTATAGTAACGTCCACCGCCGGCACGGGCCATTTGCTCCAGCAAAAGAAAATCGGCATCGGCGCCCAAGGCCACGGTCGAGGTGGTGATTTTTTCCTGGTGCAGCTGCTGGATGAGTTGCGGATAATTTGTCCCCTGGGTTTGGCCATCGGTCATGATCACCATGTGCCGGACGGCGGCATCGGCGGCGCGAGCCAGCTGCTCGTGCGCCATCATAATGGCCGGTTGCATGTTGGTGCCGCCATCGGCGCCCAGCCGGTCGATACGGGATTGAATCGTCTGCGAATCTTGCTTCCGGACCAGCGGTACCACGGGAAAGGCAACGGCGTCAAAGGCAATTACCGTAACGTAATCGGTGGGCGAAAGCATGTCGACGGAAGCCGCAGCCGCCGCCTTGGCCATGGCCAGCTTTTCCCCCGTCATGGAGCCGGAGCGATCGATGACCAAGGCCAGGGCATTGATGGGCCGCGCTTTGGGATCTTTTACCTCGCAATCCACCGGCAGCGCCGCTTCCAGATCCGTATGGGCCCAACCTCCAGCGCCGAAACTGCTTGGCCCGCCCAGCATGATCAGGCCCGCTCCTAATTGTTGCGTATTGGCCACCAGCATTTTGATTTGTGAATCGGCGAAATCTTCCCGCGGCACGTCCGCCAAAATCACCGTGTCGAACGCTTGCAACTGGCTGAGCGAAGTGAACAGGTTGTCGGTATCCTGCACCCGCACTTCCAATTTTTCGTGCTGCAGGCGATCGATCAATGTTCGGAAATCGTCGGGATGAGTCGCATCGACAATAAACAGCACCCGCCCTTGGCCGCGAACTTGGGTGAACGCGCTGGCCGTGTTGTTTTGTTGCCAATAATCGTCCGCCGGGTTGTCGGGCACCAGACGAGCCGTGTAGGTATACGTATTGGCAATGTCGATTTTCTCCCGCAGGCTGAACACGCGCTTGCCCGGCGGAAGCTCGATGGCTTGATCGAGCAATTGTTGCTCATCGCCGTCGGCCTTGCGGAAAATTTGCACATGGGCCGGCACCGTTTTGGCATCGGTTGTATCCGCTGCTAAATTCGCCAGCACCACCCGTAATTCAAACGGCACGCCAATTTGAATTTCGGCGGGCAGCTCAAGCTTTTCCACCGCAATTTCCGAGCGCGATTGGTAACGAATAGGCACTACGTCAATTCCGATTCCCCGCGCAGCAAGCTGCTGGGCTTCCTCGGCGGCATTGCCCAGGTTTTCGTTGCCGTCGGTGACAATCACCACCCGGCCGGCGGAATCGGCAGGCAAAGTAGCCAAAGCCAGCCGCATGGCGCCGGCAAGATTAGTGAAGTTTCCGTTGACCGACGTTTCCGTGTTGCTGGTCAGCCGCAGATTTTCGTCCAGCGGCGGATAATCGACGGCCGGCTCTTTGGCGAACACAATGACGCTGGCTCGATCTCGCCGGACCGCGCTGCGGTGCTGGGCAATCGATTGATTCACATACCCGGCCATCGCCTCTCGCTGCGTTTCCGGAATGCTGACCGATTGATCGAGCAAATAGAACACGGTTAGCCGGTCGCTGGTATGCACAAGCTGCATTTGCGCCAGCGCGCACACCACACACGCCAGCACCGCCGTTCGCAGCAGTAAGACGATAGCCCGCCGCCAGCGCCCCAAAATTGCCAGCCGGTGGTAACCCAGCATCCAAAAGACGGGTACAAGCAGCAACAGCGCCAAATACCAGAGATGTTCAAACGACAAAGACACGCTACAGCCTGCCACGAAGAAGAAGCGAATTTGAGGCCAGGGGCAGCGATGTGCGAAAGCCCATCTCCATTCTAGTTATTACGGCTGCAAAAAACCAAGCCGTATGGATTATTCAATTATTGTTAAAGCAATTTGAGGTTTCAGCCTTGGTCTGACTAACGGGTGGGTTGTAGCAGAAGCGAATTCGGTTGAAGCTATTTCAGATCAGGCGGCGGGCCAGCACGAAATTGCGTTGCATTAGCCAGACACAAGGAAACGACAAATGCCAACCATGCGCGTCGCTCAGGTCTCTCGTCCGAAAGGCGCATTCGAAATTGTTGAACGGCCGATTCCCGAGCCGGCTCCCGGTTGGGTGCGCATTAAGGTTCAAGCGTGCGGCGTCTGCCACAGCGATTCGATCGTAAAAGAGGGATTGTTCCCGAACATCGAATATCCGCGCGTTCCCGGACATGAGGTGGCGGGCATCATCGATGCGATTGGAGCAGGGGTTGCCCGGTGGCAGCCAGGACAGCGTGTGGGCGTGGGCTGGTTCGGCGGCAATTGCGGCTCCTGCGATTTCTGCCGGCGCGGAGAATTTTTTGCCTGCCAGTTTCTCAAAACGACTGGAATTTCTCACGATGGCGGTTATGGCCAGTACATGGTTGCCCCGGCCAGTTCCGTGGCGCTAATTCCCGCCGAGCTGCCCGCCACGGAAGCCGCCCCTTTAATGTGCGCAGGTCTGACAACCTTCAACGCCTTGCGAAACAGCGGCGTGCGTGCCGGCGAGGTTGTGGCGATTCACGGGTTGGGTGGGCTCGGCCATTTGGGAGTGCAGTACGCTGCGA is a genomic window of Pirellulales bacterium containing:
- a CDS encoding arabinan endo-1,5-alpha-L-arabinosidase, whose protein sequence is MLKSICYLAAIVVGFTMAYVTAAIFAQNLAPPNAATASTTDLETLHRDGNRDLRVHDPSTIVKCKDEYWVFSTGFNTPSFHSKDLVNWTRGPRANANPPAWIKQAVPRNRGNDFWAPDVIKVGDQYMLFFAVSSFGKNTSAIGVATNPTLDPTDPAYQWTDRGIAVESKTTDDFNALDPAAFLDPNGKLWLSFGSFWSGI
- a CDS encoding VWA domain-containing protein, with the translated sequence MSLSFEHLWYLALLLLVPVFWMLGYHRLAILGRWRRAIVLLLRTAVLACVVCALAQMQLVHTSDRLTVFYLLDQSVSIPETQREAMAGYVNQSIAQHRSAVRRDRASVIVFAKEPAVDYPPLDENLRLTSNTETSVNGNFTNLAGAMRLALATLPADSAGRVVIVTDGNENLGNAAEEAQQLAARGIGIDVVPIRYQSRSEIAVEKLELPAEIQIGVPFELRVVLANLAADTTDAKTVPAHVQIFRKADGDEQQLLDQAIELPPGKRVFSLREKIDIANTYTYTARLVPDNPADDYWQQNNTASAFTQVRGQGRVLFIVDATHPDDFRTLIDRLQHEKLEVRVQDTDNLFTSLSQLQAFDTVILADVPREDFADSQIKMLVANTQQLGAGLIMLGGPSSFGAGGWAHTDLEAALPVDCEVKDPKARPINALALVIDRSGSMTGEKLAMAKAAAAASVDMLSPTDYVTVIAFDAVAFPVVPLVRKQDSQTIQSRIDRLGADGGTNMQPAIMMAHEQLARAADAAVRHMVIMTDGQTQGTNYPQLIQQLHQEKITTSTVALGADADFLLLEQMARAGGGRYYNAKTPRVLPRIFQQETRIVTRPLVFERPTGLQPQITLPHEILKGISAPPPITGFVLTTRKENPLVEVPLVSPLLAEQENHSLLATWTYGLGKVVAFTSDAGHRWASRWTAWPDYDKLFSQMVRWSLRPAGDPGQFVIDSAVHDGVLRLTINAFDKEDNYLNFLNPAGSVVGPDMQAQAVQIRQTAPGRYVGEVNVPVAGSYSFAFSPSPGAAPILSGVNVPYSSEFLDRQSNDRFLAELASITPAGGKPGQVIHDENDNGLPGLLSANVFRHDLRPAVSSHDLWPPLLLCASYLFLCDIVVRRVRFDFGWLARGIRQVRSRLGHRETPAVVATIARLRSRKAAVIRTTELQKSLARWEPDPEVDFADQPSELLSNAPASSPKPEADQSNSPEPDTYTSRLLKAKYQASKQLDSGRADREHNG
- a CDS encoding alcohol dehydrogenase, encoding MPTMRVAQVSRPKGAFEIVERPIPEPAPGWVRIKVQACGVCHSDSIVKEGLFPNIEYPRVPGHEVAGIIDAIGAGVARWQPGQRVGVGWFGGNCGSCDFCRRGEFFACQFLKTTGISHDGGYGQYMVAPASSVALIPAELPATEAAPLMCAGLTTFNALRNSGVRAGEVVAIHGLGGLGHLGVQYAAKMGFRTVGIARGKDKEPLAKKLGAAIYIDSQSQDPAAELMKLGGAQVILATVTSGEAMSGVLGGLAVNGTMVVVGAADPMKVSPVHLLSGCRSVKGWYSGTSIDSQDTLAFSMHSGVRSISETFPFERVAEGYERMMNGKARFRVVLTME